Proteins from one Neodiprion fabricii isolate iyNeoFabr1 chromosome 5, iyNeoFabr1.1, whole genome shotgun sequence genomic window:
- the LOC124183166 gene encoding multiple C2 and transmembrane domain-containing protein isoform X8: MGSAQLDLRQLELGHAQDVILELTDPARPTQHLGNIFLTVTLWPRNQQDKEQYFQRNTRLVDVNRKLKSQIWSSVVTIVLVEAKNLLPMDIEGLSDPYVKFRLGTEKYKSKVVHKTLSPVWLEQFDLHLYEDVGFGQELEVTIWDRDKSRDDLMGRAVINLATLEREKTHRLWRDLEDGAGSVFLLLTISGTTASETISDLAAHEETPQEKALLLQRYSLLKTFQRPQDVGHLTVKVFRAQGLAAADLGGKSDPFCVLELVNARLQTQTEYKTLAPNWQKIFTFNVKDINSVLEVTVYDEDRDHKVEFLGKVAIPLLRIHNGEKRWYALKDKKLRGRAKGNSPQILMEMTVIWNPLRACARTLNPKERKYMEPEVKFKRQVFLRNVLRLKAIIVFFIDNSKYIQSCFEWESTPRSVIAFALFILLCYYFEPYMIPTAALLVFLKYYIVSNKVALVTGWPAYHPSGNSLSSHDSNDLGSDEAPSTPGGLDDDDDEDDKDKEEKKSLKERLQAIQEVTQTVQNSIGYIASLGESIKNTFNFTVPYLSYLAMVLAFLGAVVLYFVPIRYLIMAWGVNKFFRKILRPHTVPNNELLDLLSRVPNDEDLISYRELKPVPTPDCERSGVGGAAVPTGSGAPRKDHQRRKKTA, translated from the exons ATGGGATCGGCACAGCTTGATCTGCGACAATTGGAACTCGGACACGCCCAGGACGTAATTTTGGAACTTACGGATCCAGCGAGACCGACTCAGCACTTGGGGAATATTTTTCTGACCGTCACTCTGTGGCCGAGAAATCAGCAGGACAAGGAACAG TATTTTCAACGGAACACGCGGCTCGTCGATGTTAACAGGAAATTGAAATCCCAGATATGGAGCTCCGTAGTCACCATCGTTCTGGTAGAGGCGAAAAATCTGCTTCCAATGGACATAGAAGGCCTTTCGGATCCTTACGTAAAATTTCG GCTGGGAACAGAGAAGTACAAATCCAAAGTGGTTCACAAGACGCTGAGTCCCGTTTGGCTCGAGCAATTCGACCTCCACCTCTACGAGGACGTCGGCTTTGGTCAGGAATTGGAGGTGACGATTTGGGACCGCGACAAATCGCGGGACGACCTGATGGGACGGGCTGTAATAAACCTGGCGACTCTGGAGCGGGAGAAGACGCACAGGCTGTGGAGGGACCTCGAGGACGGTGCCGGAAGCGTATTTTTGCTTTTGACCATCAGCGGAACGACCGCAAGCGAAACCATCAGCGACTTGGCCGCTCACGAGGAAACTCCGCAGGAGAAAGCGTTACTTCTTCAGAGGTATTCCTTGCTCAAGACCTTCCAGAGGCCGCAGGACGTCGGTCATCTCACGGTCAAG GTTTTCAGAGCTCAAGGACTCGCTGCGGCTGATCTTGGCGGGAAAAGCGACCCGTTTTGCGTCCTCGAACTGGTCAATGCTCGGCTCCAAACTCAGACGGAGTACAAAACCTTGGCGCCAAACTGGCAAAAGATTTTCACATT CAATGTCAAGGACATAAACTCGGTGCTTGAAGTCACGGTTTACGACGAGGACAGGGACCACAAGGTTGAGTTTTTGGGTAAAGTCGCGATACCCTTGCTGAGGATACACAACGGCGAGAAACGCTGGTACGCGTTGAAAGACAAAAAGCTGAGGGGTCGGGCCAAGGGAAATTCACCCCAGATACTGATGGAGATGACCGTGATTTGGAATCCCTTAAGAGCCTGCGCGAGGACCCTAAATCCAAAGGAACGAAAATACATGGAACCGGAGGTGAAATTTAAGCGACAAGTTTTCCTAAGAAACGTTCTCAGGCTCAAAGCCATCATCGTTTTCTTCATCGACAACAGCAAGTACATCCA GAGCTGTTTCGAGTGGGAAAGCACTCCAAGAAGCGTCATCGCATTTGCACTCTTCATTCTACTGTGTTACTACTTCGAGCCTTACATGATCCCGACGGCAGCCTTGTTGGTATTTCTCAAATACTACATCGTGAGTAACAAA GTCGCCCTGGTTACCGGATGGCCAGCTTATCATCCCTCGGGGAATTCCTTGTCCTCTCACGATTCGAACGATCTTGGAAGTGACGAAGCTCCCTCAACTCCCGGAGGCCtggatgacgacgacgacgaggatgaCAAAGACAAG gaggagaaaaaatcgCTCAAAGAGAGGCTTCAGGCGATCCAGGAGGTCACGCAGACAGTGCAAAACTCCATCGGCTACATAGCCAGCCTGGGCGAGAGCATAAAGAACACGTTCAACTTCACGGTACCTTACCTGAGCTACCTGGCGATGGTACTCGCCTTCCTTGGCGCCGTGGTACTCTACTTTGTGCCAATACGTTACCTCATTATGGCCTGGggcgtgaataaattttttagaaaaattctcaGACCCCACACGGTGCCCAACAACGAGTTGCTCGATCTTTTATCGAGGGTGCCTAACGACGAGGATCTCATTTCGTACAG AGAGTTGAAACCTGTTCCAACACCCGACTGCGAGCGAAGCGGAGTTGGCGGTGCGGCGGTTCCGACCGGAAGCGGTGCGCCGCGTAAAGATCATCaacgacgaaaaaaaaccGCGTAA
- the LOC124183166 gene encoding multiple C2 and transmembrane domain-containing protein isoform X3, with the protein MSKSVELLASGSEDGEVPNDSTGPEDCRSRLNLNGSRHLSRSATELRPNNGSPIHQSHSPVVHQRHRHPVSVAQRTQTFFATLKSRWSRSRSKERKKLRDAGYHLQDAGKNESDYAADYSSEHSHSSSATQSPARHYHNTPDSPLARTSKDHRVSSQDGSPGRCSTDSSRVGRRGSQCNMQIEGRSPGDERGVYQGTAASSNSDGTPLIQAHDEASRRRELALRQHAFFQLRLHLRRGENLVAMDRGGSSDPYVKIKSSGRLLYKSRTVHRDLNPTWDESVTLPIEDPFQLLTFKVFDYDWGLQDDFMGSAQLDLRQLELGHAQDVILELTDPARPTQHLGNIFLTVTLWPRNQQDKEQYFQRNTRLVDVNRKLKSQIWSSVVTIVLVEAKNLLPMDIEGLSDPYVKFRLGTEKYKSKVVHKTLSPVWLEQFDLHLYEDVGFGQELEVTIWDRDKSRDDLMGRAVINLATLEREKTHRLWRDLEDGAGSVFLLLTISGTTASETISDLAAHEETPQEKALLLQRYSLLKTFQRPQDVGHLTVKVFRAQGLAAADLGGKSDPFCVLELVNARLQTQTEYKTLAPNWQKIFTFNVKDINSVLEVTVYDEDRDHKVEFLGKVAIPLLRIHNGEKRWYALKDKKLRGRAKGNSPQILMEMTVIWNPLRACARTLNPKERKYMEPEVKFKRQVFLRNVLRLKAIIVFFIDNSKYIQSCFEWESTPRSVIAFALFILLCYYFEPYMIPTAALLVFLKYYIVALVTGWPAYHPSGNSLSSHDSNDLGSDEAPSTPGGLDDDDDEDDKDKEEKKSLKERLQAIQEVTQTVQNSIGYIASLGESIKNTFNFTVPYLSYLAMVLAFLGAVVLYFVPIRYLIMAWGVNKFFRKILRPHTVPNNELLDLLSRVPNDEDLISYRELKPVPTPDCERSGVGGAAVPTGSGAPRKDHQRRKKTA; encoded by the exons ATGAGCAAAAGTGTCGAGCTTCTCGCGTCTGGGTCAGAGGATGGTGAAGTACCCAATG ACTCTACCGGTCCGGAAGACTGCAGATCTCGGTTGAATCTTAACGGAAGTCGGCATCTTTCAAGAAGCGCGACGGAACTTCGTCCGAACAACGGTTCGCCGATTCATCAGAGCCACAGTCCCGTTGTTCATCAGCGTCACCGTCATCCGGTTTCCGTAGCTCAGAGGACGCAGACATTTTTCGCAACCCTGAAAAGCCGTTGGTCAAGGAGTCGTAGCAAGGAGCGAAAGAAATTGAGGGACGCTGGTTATCATTTGCAGGACGCCGGTAAAAACGAGTCCGATTATGCGGCCGATTACTCGTCCGAACACAGCCACAGCTCTTCGGCGACTCAAAGCCCGGCCAGGCACTACCACAACACTCCAG ATTCGCCCCTCGCCCGCACCAGCAAGGATCATCGAGTATCTTCGCAGGATGGAAGTCCTGGAAGATGCAGCACCGACTCGAGTCGCGTTGGTCGACGTGGATCTCAGTGCAATATGCAAATCGAGGGAAGGAGTCCGGGGGACGAACGAGGAGTTTATCAAGGAACCGCGGCCTCCTCGAATTCCGACGGAACGCCTCTTATTCAGGCACACGacgaggcgtcgcgacgccgcgaACTCGCGCTTCGTCAGCACGCCTTTTTTCAACTCCGTTTGCACCTCAGACGAGGCGAGAATCTCGTCGCAATGGATCGCGGCG GCTCGAGCGATCCGTACGTGAAGATCAAATCCTCCGGTCGTCTTTTGTACAAGTCAAGAACGGTGCATCGCGATTTGAACCCGACTTGGGACGAGAGCGTTACTTTACCGATCGAGGATCCGTTCCAGCTCCTGACGTTTAAG GTTTTCGACTACGACTGGGGACTTCAGGACGATTTTATGGGATCGGCACAGCTTGATCTGCGACAATTGGAACTCGGACACGCCCAGGACGTAATTTTGGAACTTACGGATCCAGCGAGACCGACTCAGCACTTGGGGAATATTTTTCTGACCGTCACTCTGTGGCCGAGAAATCAGCAGGACAAGGAACAG TATTTTCAACGGAACACGCGGCTCGTCGATGTTAACAGGAAATTGAAATCCCAGATATGGAGCTCCGTAGTCACCATCGTTCTGGTAGAGGCGAAAAATCTGCTTCCAATGGACATAGAAGGCCTTTCGGATCCTTACGTAAAATTTCG GCTGGGAACAGAGAAGTACAAATCCAAAGTGGTTCACAAGACGCTGAGTCCCGTTTGGCTCGAGCAATTCGACCTCCACCTCTACGAGGACGTCGGCTTTGGTCAGGAATTGGAGGTGACGATTTGGGACCGCGACAAATCGCGGGACGACCTGATGGGACGGGCTGTAATAAACCTGGCGACTCTGGAGCGGGAGAAGACGCACAGGCTGTGGAGGGACCTCGAGGACGGTGCCGGAAGCGTATTTTTGCTTTTGACCATCAGCGGAACGACCGCAAGCGAAACCATCAGCGACTTGGCCGCTCACGAGGAAACTCCGCAGGAGAAAGCGTTACTTCTTCAGAGGTATTCCTTGCTCAAGACCTTCCAGAGGCCGCAGGACGTCGGTCATCTCACGGTCAAG GTTTTCAGAGCTCAAGGACTCGCTGCGGCTGATCTTGGCGGGAAAAGCGACCCGTTTTGCGTCCTCGAACTGGTCAATGCTCGGCTCCAAACTCAGACGGAGTACAAAACCTTGGCGCCAAACTGGCAAAAGATTTTCACATT CAATGTCAAGGACATAAACTCGGTGCTTGAAGTCACGGTTTACGACGAGGACAGGGACCACAAGGTTGAGTTTTTGGGTAAAGTCGCGATACCCTTGCTGAGGATACACAACGGCGAGAAACGCTGGTACGCGTTGAAAGACAAAAAGCTGAGGGGTCGGGCCAAGGGAAATTCACCCCAGATACTGATGGAGATGACCGTGATTTGGAATCCCTTAAGAGCCTGCGCGAGGACCCTAAATCCAAAGGAACGAAAATACATGGAACCGGAGGTGAAATTTAAGCGACAAGTTTTCCTAAGAAACGTTCTCAGGCTCAAAGCCATCATCGTTTTCTTCATCGACAACAGCAAGTACATCCA GAGCTGTTTCGAGTGGGAAAGCACTCCAAGAAGCGTCATCGCATTTGCACTCTTCATTCTACTGTGTTACTACTTCGAGCCTTACATGATCCCGACGGCAGCCTTGTTGGTATTTCTCAAATACTACATC GTCGCCCTGGTTACCGGATGGCCAGCTTATCATCCCTCGGGGAATTCCTTGTCCTCTCACGATTCGAACGATCTTGGAAGTGACGAAGCTCCCTCAACTCCCGGAGGCCtggatgacgacgacgacgaggatgaCAAAGACAAG gaggagaaaaaatcgCTCAAAGAGAGGCTTCAGGCGATCCAGGAGGTCACGCAGACAGTGCAAAACTCCATCGGCTACATAGCCAGCCTGGGCGAGAGCATAAAGAACACGTTCAACTTCACGGTACCTTACCTGAGCTACCTGGCGATGGTACTCGCCTTCCTTGGCGCCGTGGTACTCTACTTTGTGCCAATACGTTACCTCATTATGGCCTGGggcgtgaataaattttttagaaaaattctcaGACCCCACACGGTGCCCAACAACGAGTTGCTCGATCTTTTATCGAGGGTGCCTAACGACGAGGATCTCATTTCGTACAG AGAGTTGAAACCTGTTCCAACACCCGACTGCGAGCGAAGCGGAGTTGGCGGTGCGGCGGTTCCGACCGGAAGCGGTGCGCCGCGTAAAGATCATCaacgacgaaaaaaaaccGCGTAA
- the LOC124183166 gene encoding multiple C2 and transmembrane domain-containing protein isoform X4: MEGGIPERQDQYARSDHEERKKLLVLESKEEIGHFLRTERVHSTIWSSSDSSFKESPNTGPNEVPKRDRKSRKSGTASSLRSVIERRVEQVERMLEDRVEKAIEDRLDKHPWLHPIEAWIADKCNNSKPPSPAEKRRDYSSDSDLGGGKSTENVGGVKEKKLREERGVVEHLRSFKARHEKLVSRGKADPEGGNPAFGIRESSSDHGIFERRVLEHFRGPSPVPPKRRGNKESGTMEHRGTREFQLARSSTLPDNPVADPSSDTIFTQFKHSVTPPPNIGYSTSDTHCQHHQLELIAQTRQQQQSQDFIEKIKEGFKEKREELHRYFQRNTRLVDVNRKLKSQIWSSVVTIVLVEAKNLLPMDIEGLSDPYVKFRLGTEKYKSKVVHKTLSPVWLEQFDLHLYEDVGFGQELEVTIWDRDKSRDDLMGRAVINLATLEREKTHRLWRDLEDGAGSVFLLLTISGTTASETISDLAAHEETPQEKALLLQRYSLLKTFQRPQDVGHLTVKVFRAQGLAAADLGGKSDPFCVLELVNARLQTQTEYKTLAPNWQKIFTFNVKDINSVLEVTVYDEDRDHKVEFLGKVAIPLLRIHNGEKRWYALKDKKLRGRAKGNSPQILMEMTVIWNPLRACARTLNPKERKYMEPEVKFKRQVFLRNVLRLKAIIVFFIDNSKYIQSCFEWESTPRSVIAFALFILLCYYFEPYMIPTAALLVFLKYYIVSNKVALVTGWPAYHPSGNSLSSHDSNDLGSDEAPSTPGGLDDDDDEDDKDKEEKKSLKERLQAIQEVTQTVQNSIGYIASLGESIKNTFNFTVPYLSYLAMVLAFLGAVVLYFVPIRYLIMAWGVNKFFRKILRPHTVPNNELLDLLSRVPNDEDLISYRELKPVPTPDCERSGVGGAAVPTGSGAPRKDHQRRKKTA; this comes from the exons ATGGAGGGGGGAATTCCGGAGAGACAAGATCAGTACGCGAGAAGCGATCACGAGGAACGGAAGAAGCTTCTTGTTCTTGAATCCAAGGAGGAAATCGGTCATTTTCTTCGAACCGAACGAGTCCACTCGACGATCTGGAGCAGCAGCGACAGCAGCTTCAAGGAATCCCCGAACACCGGGCCCAACGAGGTCCCTAAACGGGACCGGAAGTCCCGGAAATCCGGGACGGCGTCGTCGCTCAGATCGGTGATCGAGAGACGCGTTGAGCAGGTCGAAAGGATGCTCGAGGATCGGGTCGAGAAGGCGATCGAGGATCGATTGGACAAGCATCCTTGGCTGCATCCGATCGAGGCCTGGATAGCCGACAAGTGCAACAACAGCAAGCCTCCATCGCCGGCGGAAAAACGAAGGGATTACAGTTCGGACAGTGATCTTGGGGGTGGAAAGTCGACGGAAAATGTCGGGGGTGTGAAGGAGAAGAAATTGCGAGAGGAACGAGGCGTCGTCGAACATCTGAGGAGCTTCAAAGCTCGACACGAGAAGCTGGTGTCCCGGGGAAAAGCTGATCCCGAGGGTGGCAACCCGGCGTTTGGAATTCGGGAGAGCAGCTCCGATCATGGAATCTTTGAACGACGGGTTCTAGAACATTTTCGCGGACCTTCGCCTGTCCCTCCGAAAAGACGGGGGAACAAGGAATCTGGAACTATGGAACATCGGGGAACCAGGGAATTCCAACTCGCCAGGTCGAGCACGCTTCCTGATAATCCGGTCGCCGATCCTTCCTCCGACACGATTTTCACGCAGTTTAAACACTCGGTTACTCCGCCACCGAACATCGGTTATTCCACGTCTgatactcattgtcagcatCATCAGTTAGAATTGATCGCTCAGACGAGGCAGCAGCAACAGTCGCAGGATTTTATCGAGAAAATTAAGGAGGGGTTCAAGGAGAAGAGGGAAGAATTGCACAGG TATTTTCAACGGAACACGCGGCTCGTCGATGTTAACAGGAAATTGAAATCCCAGATATGGAGCTCCGTAGTCACCATCGTTCTGGTAGAGGCGAAAAATCTGCTTCCAATGGACATAGAAGGCCTTTCGGATCCTTACGTAAAATTTCG GCTGGGAACAGAGAAGTACAAATCCAAAGTGGTTCACAAGACGCTGAGTCCCGTTTGGCTCGAGCAATTCGACCTCCACCTCTACGAGGACGTCGGCTTTGGTCAGGAATTGGAGGTGACGATTTGGGACCGCGACAAATCGCGGGACGACCTGATGGGACGGGCTGTAATAAACCTGGCGACTCTGGAGCGGGAGAAGACGCACAGGCTGTGGAGGGACCTCGAGGACGGTGCCGGAAGCGTATTTTTGCTTTTGACCATCAGCGGAACGACCGCAAGCGAAACCATCAGCGACTTGGCCGCTCACGAGGAAACTCCGCAGGAGAAAGCGTTACTTCTTCAGAGGTATTCCTTGCTCAAGACCTTCCAGAGGCCGCAGGACGTCGGTCATCTCACGGTCAAG GTTTTCAGAGCTCAAGGACTCGCTGCGGCTGATCTTGGCGGGAAAAGCGACCCGTTTTGCGTCCTCGAACTGGTCAATGCTCGGCTCCAAACTCAGACGGAGTACAAAACCTTGGCGCCAAACTGGCAAAAGATTTTCACATT CAATGTCAAGGACATAAACTCGGTGCTTGAAGTCACGGTTTACGACGAGGACAGGGACCACAAGGTTGAGTTTTTGGGTAAAGTCGCGATACCCTTGCTGAGGATACACAACGGCGAGAAACGCTGGTACGCGTTGAAAGACAAAAAGCTGAGGGGTCGGGCCAAGGGAAATTCACCCCAGATACTGATGGAGATGACCGTGATTTGGAATCCCTTAAGAGCCTGCGCGAGGACCCTAAATCCAAAGGAACGAAAATACATGGAACCGGAGGTGAAATTTAAGCGACAAGTTTTCCTAAGAAACGTTCTCAGGCTCAAAGCCATCATCGTTTTCTTCATCGACAACAGCAAGTACATCCA GAGCTGTTTCGAGTGGGAAAGCACTCCAAGAAGCGTCATCGCATTTGCACTCTTCATTCTACTGTGTTACTACTTCGAGCCTTACATGATCCCGACGGCAGCCTTGTTGGTATTTCTCAAATACTACATCGTGAGTAACAAA GTCGCCCTGGTTACCGGATGGCCAGCTTATCATCCCTCGGGGAATTCCTTGTCCTCTCACGATTCGAACGATCTTGGAAGTGACGAAGCTCCCTCAACTCCCGGAGGCCtggatgacgacgacgacgaggatgaCAAAGACAAG gaggagaaaaaatcgCTCAAAGAGAGGCTTCAGGCGATCCAGGAGGTCACGCAGACAGTGCAAAACTCCATCGGCTACATAGCCAGCCTGGGCGAGAGCATAAAGAACACGTTCAACTTCACGGTACCTTACCTGAGCTACCTGGCGATGGTACTCGCCTTCCTTGGCGCCGTGGTACTCTACTTTGTGCCAATACGTTACCTCATTATGGCCTGGggcgtgaataaattttttagaaaaattctcaGACCCCACACGGTGCCCAACAACGAGTTGCTCGATCTTTTATCGAGGGTGCCTAACGACGAGGATCTCATTTCGTACAG AGAGTTGAAACCTGTTCCAACACCCGACTGCGAGCGAAGCGGAGTTGGCGGTGCGGCGGTTCCGACCGGAAGCGGTGCGCCGCGTAAAGATCATCaacgacgaaaaaaaaccGCGTAA
- the LOC124183166 gene encoding multiple C2 and transmembrane domain-containing protein isoform X7 — translation MLNLSDCLLIQKCLGGKGSSDPYVKIKSSGRLLYKSRTVHRDLNPTWDESVTLPIEDPFQLLTFKVFDYDWGLQDDFMGSAQLDLRQLELGHAQDVILELTDPARPTQHLGNIFLTVTLWPRNQQDKEQYFQRNTRLVDVNRKLKSQIWSSVVTIVLVEAKNLLPMDIEGLSDPYVKFRLGTEKYKSKVVHKTLSPVWLEQFDLHLYEDVGFGQELEVTIWDRDKSRDDLMGRAVINLATLEREKTHRLWRDLEDGAGSVFLLLTISGTTASETISDLAAHEETPQEKALLLQRYSLLKTFQRPQDVGHLTVKVFRAQGLAAADLGGKSDPFCVLELVNARLQTQTEYKTLAPNWQKIFTFNVKDINSVLEVTVYDEDRDHKVEFLGKVAIPLLRIHNGEKRWYALKDKKLRGRAKGNSPQILMEMTVIWNPLRACARTLNPKERKYMEPEVKFKRQVFLRNVLRLKAIIVFFIDNSKYIQSCFEWESTPRSVIAFALFILLCYYFEPYMIPTAALLVFLKYYIVSNKVALVTGWPAYHPSGNSLSSHDSNDLGSDEAPSTPGGLDDDDDEDDKDKEEKKSLKERLQAIQEVTQTVQNSIGYIASLGESIKNTFNFTVPYLSYLAMVLAFLGAVVLYFVPIRYLIMAWGVNKFFRKILRPHTVPNNELLDLLSRVPNDEDLISYRELKPVPTPDCERSGVGGAAVPTGSGAPRKDHQRRKKTA, via the exons ATGCTGAATCTCAGCGATTGTCTTCTGATCCAGAAGTGCCTCGGTGGAAAAG GCTCGAGCGATCCGTACGTGAAGATCAAATCCTCCGGTCGTCTTTTGTACAAGTCAAGAACGGTGCATCGCGATTTGAACCCGACTTGGGACGAGAGCGTTACTTTACCGATCGAGGATCCGTTCCAGCTCCTGACGTTTAAG GTTTTCGACTACGACTGGGGACTTCAGGACGATTTTATGGGATCGGCACAGCTTGATCTGCGACAATTGGAACTCGGACACGCCCAGGACGTAATTTTGGAACTTACGGATCCAGCGAGACCGACTCAGCACTTGGGGAATATTTTTCTGACCGTCACTCTGTGGCCGAGAAATCAGCAGGACAAGGAACAG TATTTTCAACGGAACACGCGGCTCGTCGATGTTAACAGGAAATTGAAATCCCAGATATGGAGCTCCGTAGTCACCATCGTTCTGGTAGAGGCGAAAAATCTGCTTCCAATGGACATAGAAGGCCTTTCGGATCCTTACGTAAAATTTCG GCTGGGAACAGAGAAGTACAAATCCAAAGTGGTTCACAAGACGCTGAGTCCCGTTTGGCTCGAGCAATTCGACCTCCACCTCTACGAGGACGTCGGCTTTGGTCAGGAATTGGAGGTGACGATTTGGGACCGCGACAAATCGCGGGACGACCTGATGGGACGGGCTGTAATAAACCTGGCGACTCTGGAGCGGGAGAAGACGCACAGGCTGTGGAGGGACCTCGAGGACGGTGCCGGAAGCGTATTTTTGCTTTTGACCATCAGCGGAACGACCGCAAGCGAAACCATCAGCGACTTGGCCGCTCACGAGGAAACTCCGCAGGAGAAAGCGTTACTTCTTCAGAGGTATTCCTTGCTCAAGACCTTCCAGAGGCCGCAGGACGTCGGTCATCTCACGGTCAAG GTTTTCAGAGCTCAAGGACTCGCTGCGGCTGATCTTGGCGGGAAAAGCGACCCGTTTTGCGTCCTCGAACTGGTCAATGCTCGGCTCCAAACTCAGACGGAGTACAAAACCTTGGCGCCAAACTGGCAAAAGATTTTCACATT CAATGTCAAGGACATAAACTCGGTGCTTGAAGTCACGGTTTACGACGAGGACAGGGACCACAAGGTTGAGTTTTTGGGTAAAGTCGCGATACCCTTGCTGAGGATACACAACGGCGAGAAACGCTGGTACGCGTTGAAAGACAAAAAGCTGAGGGGTCGGGCCAAGGGAAATTCACCCCAGATACTGATGGAGATGACCGTGATTTGGAATCCCTTAAGAGCCTGCGCGAGGACCCTAAATCCAAAGGAACGAAAATACATGGAACCGGAGGTGAAATTTAAGCGACAAGTTTTCCTAAGAAACGTTCTCAGGCTCAAAGCCATCATCGTTTTCTTCATCGACAACAGCAAGTACATCCA GAGCTGTTTCGAGTGGGAAAGCACTCCAAGAAGCGTCATCGCATTTGCACTCTTCATTCTACTGTGTTACTACTTCGAGCCTTACATGATCCCGACGGCAGCCTTGTTGGTATTTCTCAAATACTACATCGTGAGTAACAAA GTCGCCCTGGTTACCGGATGGCCAGCTTATCATCCCTCGGGGAATTCCTTGTCCTCTCACGATTCGAACGATCTTGGAAGTGACGAAGCTCCCTCAACTCCCGGAGGCCtggatgacgacgacgacgaggatgaCAAAGACAAG gaggagaaaaaatcgCTCAAAGAGAGGCTTCAGGCGATCCAGGAGGTCACGCAGACAGTGCAAAACTCCATCGGCTACATAGCCAGCCTGGGCGAGAGCATAAAGAACACGTTCAACTTCACGGTACCTTACCTGAGCTACCTGGCGATGGTACTCGCCTTCCTTGGCGCCGTGGTACTCTACTTTGTGCCAATACGTTACCTCATTATGGCCTGGggcgtgaataaattttttagaaaaattctcaGACCCCACACGGTGCCCAACAACGAGTTGCTCGATCTTTTATCGAGGGTGCCTAACGACGAGGATCTCATTTCGTACAG AGAGTTGAAACCTGTTCCAACACCCGACTGCGAGCGAAGCGGAGTTGGCGGTGCGGCGGTTCCGACCGGAAGCGGTGCGCCGCGTAAAGATCATCaacgacgaaaaaaaaccGCGTAA